In the Tamandua tetradactyla isolate mTamTet1 chromosome 8, mTamTet1.pri, whole genome shotgun sequence genome, tccttctatccttccttccttctctctgtctttccttaaaaaaaaaaaaaaaaaaaaaaaaaaaaaaaaaaaaaaactaatgttaccagtttttccttctttagaTTTCATGTGAGCACAATGTtacaaagtataaaattaaacagttttgatATTTAGACCCATAGTCTTTTGACTTGGAAATGGCTTAATGTGATGTTAAGGTTCATAGATAAGATTTATTACAGGAGGCCCTTTACTTCAGAGGAGAATTAGTACCATGAGAAGGCAACTTAAAGGGTATGTACCAAGAATGGGGACCAACATTTCATAGCAAGTAGTGAAGAGGTTTGACTGCAACTTCACTTGAAAAACAGaactaaaaaaattaaggaaaatatatttttgttttctgttttgcaaAACTTTGGCTGTAATTGCATCTGTGTACCAACTTGCAGAATGAACAAAAAATTACTTTAATGTTAGTTTAGAAGGGACTTTAATTTTTCTGTCAAAGCCATATAATAACACAATAGGACATCCTTCTCTTGATGTTTGGCTTGCATGGTAGGAATATAAAGAACACCCTTTTTGCACAAATAATTAGgtgtttcattgatttctcaaggacttttctcaatcctttgatactCAGACCATGCTCTTTTGAAGTGCCTTGGGGCATCATCATCTCAGTCAACATTCTCATCTTTTATGAACTCTTCTAATGGCCAGATTCTCAGCAATGAGTGGTTTTACTTGTGATACAAGTTCTCCTACAGACAAGAGAGTGGGTGGCGATGATGCTAGTgttaagcagaataaaatatttaatagggATTGGTTTTATAAGTGAACAGTACATGAGTGGATGTGTTTGTTAAAGCAATTTCTGCCGCTTTCTATTACGTTTTCTCTGTGGCAAGCCTAATAATTCTAATGGAATACTCAGAAGACTTTACTAGTTGGTCATTTAACAACATCATAAAATTGTCTCTCCCACTTTTGATAACTCTGCCCAAGAAGCTAAAGCCTGTTCATAAAGTACTTATGGAATTCTCTTTAGGTATCTGAGGCAATTCTTtagtaaatatatgtaaataatttatGAGGTTTTGgagattttttaattgagaaaaatttcaatattttggaaatacaGATGCTGTAAGGATGTTTCTCcaccaaaaaaaatattttcttttgtatattcaGAGTACTATGTAAAATGATTAATTCTGCTTCACAATGCATATGTGAGTTCAGtatgaaataaaacacaaagaaatgaaaaacttgcccaaagtcacagaaaGAGTCAGTGTTGGACTAGTAGTGGGACCTACAAGTTCAgatcctttttcctttccagacCATCAAAAGTGCACAGTCTCCCTCTGATTATATCAGAGGTATCTATTTAGCATTTGGTTTGGGAGAGCTCTTATTTCATGTTTGAGTGAGCTATGTGCACCAAGAGTCATTtaccagaatggaaatgagaaataaCGTTTTCTTACCTTACTTAGTGAGTTGCTATTGTTATGTGTATTTTGTAGCCTGTGGCATTCATACTTTGGTGTTTATATCCATATTTGCCAGGCGATTCCAAGCTGTTCCGACCCAGAAGACCCAGGTCTAGCAGTGATGCACTATCTGCCTCTTTTAATGGAGAAATGCTGGGGAACCGCTGTAATTCCTATGATAACTTGCCCCATGATAATGAAAGTGAGGAGGAAGTCGGGCTGCTCCACATTCCAGCCCTTATGTCTCCTCATTCTGCTGAGGACGTTGACTTGAGTCCACCAGACATTGGAGTAGCCAGCCTGGATTTTGATCCAATGTCATTTCAATGTAGTCCTCCCAAAGCCGAATCAGAATGTCTGGAGAGTGGTGCTTCCTTTTTGGATTCATTGGGGTATTCCAAGGATAAACCAAATACTAAGAAGGATGCAGAAGCAGGTGGTAGCCAATCACAGACTCCAGGCAGCACTGCAAGCTCTGAGCCTGTCTCTCCTCTTCATGAAAAACTGAGTCCATTCTTTACCTTAGACTTGAGCCCAACTGAAGATAAATCATCTAAGCCATCCTCATTCACGGAAAAGGTTGTctatgctttctctccaaagttaGGACGGAAATTAAGCAAATCACCTTCCATGAACATATCTGAGCCAATTTCAGTGACCCTTCCCACTCGAGTGTCAGAAGCCATCGGTACAGCCTCAAATACAGCAGCTCAGAATGCACCTTCTCCAACCCGAAACAAAAGCATTGAAGAGAATGAAGTGACAAACAGATCCCCCACCCAGATAGTAAAGATGAAAACTAATGAGAGAGAGGCCCAGGAAGGATGTAAGTCGGCAGCCCAGCCCCTGGACCAGGTGGCTACTGAGGAAGTAGAATTGCCAGGGACAGAGGAGCAGCCCATCACAAGCAGTCAGAGTAAGGCCATACCTGCTGGACAGACTCAGACAGGTACCATTTGTTTTCCTCCATTCTTTCTTTAAGTTGAGAGGGATCTTCAATCGTGTGTGCCATCTGTGCCTTATAAGAGAGAATTGTGCTCCACATCTAGCCTTTAatcaaagaaaatgcttttctggGTGGTGCTGGTGGCTCAAAGCCCTAAATTAAAACCAATCACACACAAATCCCCAAAAGAGCCAGTGTCCTACTTCAGAACTTCATAAAGTCCTTTATGTCTTTGGACAGTCAGAATCCATGGATAATTTTTGCACAACTTCGTAGctcttgattctgttttctcttctaataAAATACCTATATTATAGCCTTACAAGTTAACAAGCCAGCCTACACCATCAAATGTAAGCAACTATTCTTAATACAATCTGCAAGCATTTGGAGCTTGTTTTCTAAAGTCTTTTCTGAGCCAGGTGAGGGACCTgctttttttccatctgtatgGCAATTCAAGAGGAAATTGAAACCTGTAACCactgtttgttttagttttccttctgAACCAGATGTGTTTTCTACAGCATTTGCATGTGGGATAGAAGATCATGGATTGCCATTTTGAAATATGGAAAgcacctattttttttaatgatcaaatGGGGAATGTTTGGCTTTCCGTATAAGATAACATAAGCTACCTACCTTttcactctcattttttttcccaatttcccACTAGGAGCAGTTACCTATGACCCCCCTCAGGATTCCGTTCCTGTCAGTTCAGTCTCTCTAATCCCACCACCACCGCCTCCGAAAAATGCTGCCCGCATGTTGGCGCTAGCATTAGCAGAGTCTGCACAGCAAGCTTCAACTCAGACATTGAAGAGACCAGGGAATTCTCAGGCTGGTTATACAAGTTATGGAGACGTAACAGTGGCCTCAACTGAAGATCAACTGCCCAATTCCTACTCTAGTTTTACTCTAGATAAGGCCCCTTTCCAAACTGATATGCCCGCAGAGCCGTTCCACCTCCAGAACAGTGCGTCTGGCAACTGTGACCAGCCTATACCAGACTCATCAGCCGTGGGGGGCCATACTCATTCCAGTGCAACTCAACTTGGGACACAGTCCCATCCCATAGACCTACCAGGGCATCAGCCACATCCAGCCTTTTTGTCTGGggacccagaaaaggccatagtCACTTTAATTCCCTTAACAGACCCGGAGAAGCCCAGTGACCACCTCTGTTTCCCTGAACACCCATATGGGAAGACCAGCATGCCGGCCGTCTCCTTTGGGGGCCAGGACCAATGTCACCCTCTCCACAGCGGGGAGAGGCCTCTTCCTCAAACTGGTGCCCGCACGGATAAGCCCCATCTCCCTTCAGAACTTGCAGACAAATCTTCCCCTCCTCCTAACTTGCCTAGGGACACAATCTATCCTCCTTCTGGGTCCCCAGAAGAAAATACCAGCACAGCCACAATAGCCTACATGACAACTCTTCCAGCAACAGCTGAAGTAAGCTCCGAGGACGCCAACTGGGATGTGGCTGAACAGCCCAGCGCAGCTGCCTTCGCTGTAGCCACCCTTCAGCGCGCTCCTAGAACTACCCGtcccctccctccacctcctTCCCAGAGGCCTGAGGAGCAGCTCCCAGCCATGGGACAGGGACACACAGCAGCCAGCAGAGGAGGAACTAGTTTCCATAAGGTAAGAAGGGGAGGAAGTCAGGTGAAGTAAATATACTTTTTCCAAAGGTATGTCACTTTTCTACAAGGAGTTTTCTTATCTTTGGTCACATAAGACATTTACTTTTAAACCTTGTGGCAGATTTCTGTGAGCCATTTCCCTTCTGAGGTTGAAATCTGCCTTTCTCTTGATGTTGATGTTTCTTTGAGAAAGGAGCAGTTACTTATTGACTGCATTTTAACCAAACCtacctgctatttttttttcttcctaaaactTCTAGGCTGTTTCTTCTTAGTAGTACAAAGGGATCATGATCAAATGAGTTGAATTGGACTTTAGCGGTCAGGGTCGCAgggccttttttatttcttttttaactccaTCACTGATTcattgtgactttgggcaagtcctTTAATCACCTTCTGCCAGTTATTCACAGCTACACAATGAGAATGCTTCCTTCTTAAGACATGCAAGACTGTTTGCCTTGCAGACTCTTCAGAGGTATGAGTGTCTTAggatgttttgttattttctccACGTTAATCAGCAGATCATTCCATAGTCAAGCACCTGCTTTGATGAGAGAATGAATGTTTTATTCAGAATGCTAaggtttcttctttattttcttatttaaagtgCCGCACATTTCTTGAAGTCACCTTGAATTTGGATTTCTAGTCCCTGGAGAAAGATGTTACTTCTAGCCCTTCCTCTCACAGATTGCACATTTACAGTGTCCCTCTGAGGTTTCCATATTGGTATGAGGCTAGTTTGGGCCTCAGGTGTGCATCTTACTGTCTTTATATCCCCAGCCTGCTGCCAAGGGCACTTTGCCCTCTGTTGGAACAAGTACAGCAGGCTCAGTGCCCCTTCCCTGGAAGACTTTCCTTATCTGCTGGGGAGAGCCCACCCCCCTCTCACACTGACCACCATCATCACACGAACTCCTGTCTGTAGGGAACGGGGTCCTATGGCCAGTCCACAGATGTGCCCAGGTGAAAGATATCACACTCGTAACTTCAGGCCATTGATTAGTATTAGCTCAAGCCAGGACAATTAGGAGATGCTTCCAGTTGCTTCTTAATCACTttaacatcatgatcatttctgaatTTTGCCTGTCATTACAAAGAGGCTCTTCTTGTGACATCAGGGCCTGGTAGCCTTCTCCTTTTATGTGGACCATTTGATCCAGTCCAGTTGAATCTGTGCCCTCTCCACCGAGCCCCCTCCCTCCTACACACCTTGCTTTTCTCCCTGTTTTGTGCTTTTGAGATGCTCTTCCTTATCTCTGGAAAcctctcccctgccccttcccacaGACCAGAATGGAATAGGAGATCAGAAAATGTATTAACCTCTGATTTGAATGCCACCTTAAACAAGTCACTTTCTTACCCTTCCCTGAATAGGGAAGTGTGTGTAACTGTGAATCACTTCAGAAATCTCCCCAGATAGAGTAAATGcctttttatttaacaaaatggtggtggtgatgatactGAGCTAGACAGGTAGACTGGACATATATTTTTAAGCTTGATAATGTTATTTGACCAAACTTCTTTTTTGACCCACACTCTCAGACAATGTCTTTTGGCAATCTCATTTCACATGGAAAGCCTTCCATCAGTTAGAAAACTTTGAATAGTTCTTCAGAGATGAGACTGCTGCCCTGAGTGGTaacacaagcagtggagacaggtGGGCTTCCACCAGTCTGGTCTGAATATGGCTTTGGAACTTTCCATCTGCTACCCAAATAGCGTCAGCCTGTGGGGTACAACTTTCGTAGTGTTTGAGTCCATAGAGGGAAGCATAAAAACAAATAGTTCCATAATATTATTATCTTTCACTAGGTCCACGGATTAGTTCCAGCTCCAGAGAAGCCGCCTGGACCTAGATCCGATGACGAGCCTGTGGCTGTCTTTGACAGGGATGATAACGCAGTTCCTCTGTGTTCCATCTCCACCACCTCTTTCCACCCGGGCCTTCCGGAAAAGGTCCGTGAGGGCAGTCGGGCCCCACTGCTACACCTGCGAGCTGAGTCTATGCCCTCATATGCTTCCTGCAGCTTCTCCACTCCAGTCCCCCCAACCAGGGTGCTGGAGAGCAAGGTTGCTGCTGCCATGCACCCCAACAGCACAGATGCTACCGGCACTTCAAATTATCATTCCTTTGTCACTGCTTCGTCAGCCTCTGTGGACGATGTTTTCCCTTTACCACTGTCTGTCTCACAACCAAAGCATGCTTCTCAGAAAACACCATACTCCTCCTTTGCTAGGCCCGATGTCACCACTGAGCCCTTTGTTCCAGAAAACTGTTTGCATTTCAACATGATTCCAAACTGCCAGTACCGTCCACAGAGTGTACCTCCACACCACAATAAATTGGAGCAGCACCAAATCTGTGGCTCCAGATCAGAGCCACCAGCCTCCACAGGCCCTCGTTATAATACGTACGTGGCCCCAGGAAGAAGTGCATCTGGGTACCACTCCAAGCCATGCAGCCGCATTGAGTATGGATCGTCTATGAGCTCTTCTGTTAGGAACACTTGTTACCCTGAAGATATCCCCCCATACCCTACCATCCGGAGGGTACAGTCTCTCCATGTCCCCCCATCATCCATGATCCGCTCTGTTCCCATTTCACGGACAGAAGTCCCCCCAGATGATGAGCCAGCCTACTGCCCCAGACCCTTGTACCAGTATAAGCCATATCAGTCCCCCCAGGCCCGCTCAGATTATCATGTGACTCAGCTTCAGCCTTACTTTGAGAATGGTCGGGTCCACTACCGCTACAGCCCCTATTCCAGTTCTTCTAGTTCCTGCTACAGTCCAGATGCAGCCCTGTGTGACATGGATGCCTATGGCACAGTTCAGTTGAGGCCCCTTCACCGCCTGCCCAATCGTGATTTTGCTTTGTACAACCCTCGGTTACAAGGAAAGAACTTGTATAGCTATCCTGGTTTGCCTCCCCGTCCCCGAGCCAATGTGATTGGCTATTTCTCTGGTAATGACCATAATGTAGTCAGCACGCCTCCAAATGCTGAAGTAAAGCACACTCACACCTCGTGGGATCtggaggatatggaaaaatatcGCATGCAGTCCATCCGGCGGGAGAGCCGTGCTCGTCAGAAGATGAAGGGGCCTGTTATGTCCCAGTATGATAACATGACTCCAGCCGTGCCAGACGAGTTGGGTGGAATCTATGTCATCCACTTACGCAGTAAATCAGATCCTGGGAAAACTGGACTTCTCTCTGTggcagaaggaaaggaggggcggCATGCTGCCAAGGCTGTCAGCTCTGAGGGAGATGACCGCTTCTATAGGAAGCATCTGGAGCCAGAGTTAGATAGAGCTCACCACCACGGAGGCTATGGCAATGGACAGTCAGAGAAGCCATCCCTCCCTCAGAAGCAGAGTAGCCTGCGGAACAGAAAGAGGCATGACATGGGCTGTGGTCTCCCTGAGCACAGGGCACCTCAGGAAGTAAGCCATAGGCAACTGTGTGAGTCTAAAAATGGGCCGCCTTATCCCCAGGGAGCTGGCCCGGTAGAGTATGGGTCCAAAGGGATTCCAGACATGTTGGAGCCTGTCAACTACCTGAActctggagggaaatacctggcAACTGGGCAGGAGTCTCTAAGACTGAATCACAAAGAAGTAAGGCTCCCCAAAGAGCTGGAGCGGTCTCGGGCACGGCAGCCTCCAGCCCCAGAGAGACACTCCAGAG is a window encoding:
- the ARHGAP32 gene encoding rho GTPase-activating protein 32 isoform X4, with amino-acid sequence MKSRPSKQKLKQRGILKERVFGCDLGEHLLNSGFEVPQVLQSCTAFIERYGIVDGIYRLSGVASNIQRLRHEFDSEHVPDLTKEPYVQDIHSVGSLCKLYFRELPNPLLTYQLYEKFSEAVSAATDEERLIKIHDVIQQLPPPHYRTLEFLMRHLSLLADYCSITNMHAKNLAIVWAPNLLRSKQIESACFSGTAAFMEVRIQSVVVEFILNHVDVLFSGKISAVIQEGAASLSRPKSLLVSSPSTKLLTLEEAQARTQAQVNSPIVTENKYIEVGEGPAALQGKFHTIIEFPLERKRPQNKMKKSPVGSWRSFFNLGKSSSVAKRKLQRNESEPSEMKALALNGGRAEGTLRSAKSEESLTSLHAVDGDSKLFRPRRPRSSSDALSASFNGEMLGNRCNSYDNLPHDNESEEEVGLLHIPALMSPHSAEDVDLSPPDIGVASLDFDPMSFQCSPPKAESECLESGASFLDSLGYSKDKPNTKKDAEAGGSQSQTPGSTASSEPVSPLHEKLSPFFTLDLSPTEDKSSKPSSFTEKVVYAFSPKLGRKLSKSPSMNISEPISVTLPTRVSEAIGTASNTAAQNAPSPTRNKSIEENEVTNRSPTQIVKMKTNEREAQEGCKSAAQPLDQVATEEVELPGTEEQPITSSQSKAIPAGQTQTGAVTYDPPQDSVPVSSVSLIPPPPPPKNAARMLALALAESAQQASTQTLKRPGNSQAGYTSYGDVTVASTEDQLPNSYSSFTLDKAPFQTDMPAEPFHLQNSASGNCDQPIPDSSAVGGHTHSSATQLGTQSHPIDLPGHQPHPAFLSGDPEKAIVTLIPLTDPEKPSDHLCFPEHPYGKTSMPAVSFGGQDQCHPLHSGERPLPQTGARTDKPHLPSELADKSSPPPNLPRDTIYPPSGSPEENTSTATIAYMTTLPATAEVSSEDANWDVAEQPSAAAFAVATLQRAPRTTRPLPPPPSQRPEEQLPAMGQGHTAASRGGTSFHKVHGLVPAPEKPPGPRSDDEPVAVFDRDDNAVPLCSISTTSFHPGLPEKVREGSRAPLLHLRAESMPSYASCSFSTPVPPTRVLESKVAAAMHPNSTDATGTSNYHSFVTASSASVDDVFPLPLSVSQPKHASQKTPYSSFARPDVTTEPFVPENCLHFNMIPNCQYRPQSVPPHHNKLEQHQICGSRSEPPASTGPRYNTYVAPGRSASGYHSKPCSRIEYGSSMSSSVRNTCYPEDIPPYPTIRRVQSLHVPPSSMIRSVPISRTEVPPDDEPAYCPRPLYQYKPYQSPQARSDYHVTQLQPYFENGRVHYRYSPYSSSSSSCYSPDAALCDMDAYGTVQLRPLHRLPNRDFALYNPRLQGKNLYSYPGLPPRPRANVIGYFSGNDHNVVSTPPNAEVKHTHTSWDLEDMEKYRMQSIRRESRARQKMKGPVMSQYDNMTPAVPDELGGIYVIHLRSKSDPGKTGLLSVAEGKEGRHAAKAVSSEGDDRFYRKHLEPELDRAHHHGGYGNGQSEKPSLPQKQSSLRNRKRHDMGCGLPEHRAPQEVSHRQLCESKNGPPYPQGAGPVEYGSKGIPDMLEPVNYLNSGGKYLATGQESLRLNHKEVRLPKELERSRARQPPAPERHSRDCYQEEEHLTQSAVPPPKPERSHSLKLHHTQSMERDPSVLPQYHTHGRRQGTLTVLSQYDNLEDYHSLPQHQRGGFGGGGMGTHVPPGFAHPQSRTYATALGQGAFLPTELSLQHPETQIHAE